Proteins encoded in a region of the Burkholderia ubonensis subsp. mesacidophila genome:
- a CDS encoding DMT family transporter: protein MNRYALFLIVSMLLVGGNVGIGKSIVAFVPVVILATLRFVIAIGVLWPLFRPVKMRTVKRGEWLNLFLQAFFGTFMFTLLMLNGVQRTSAVAAGVITSTIPAVVALFAWLILREKPNGRALVSIALAIVGVVTINFANGGTTATGASAGSLAGNLLMLGAVCCESIYVILSRRLTQTLAPIDICAYTHLFGLLLMLPLGAGAMWHFHYASVPASIWALVVWYGLSASIFSFWMWMKGIRHVPGSLAGVFSAVLPVAAAVYGIAFLGERPTLAHGFALACVVTGIVLASLRVKRTPPVAP, encoded by the coding sequence TTGAATCGCTACGCACTTTTCCTCATCGTGTCGATGCTGCTCGTCGGCGGCAACGTCGGCATCGGCAAGTCGATCGTCGCCTTCGTTCCCGTCGTCATTCTCGCCACGCTGCGCTTCGTGATCGCGATCGGCGTGCTGTGGCCGCTGTTCCGTCCGGTCAAGATGCGCACGGTCAAGCGCGGCGAATGGCTGAACCTGTTCCTGCAGGCGTTCTTCGGCACCTTCATGTTCACGCTGCTGATGCTGAACGGCGTGCAGCGCACGAGCGCGGTCGCGGCCGGCGTCATCACGAGCACGATCCCCGCCGTCGTCGCGCTGTTCGCCTGGCTGATCCTGCGCGAAAAACCGAACGGCCGTGCGCTTGTGTCGATCGCGCTGGCGATCGTCGGCGTCGTGACGATCAACTTCGCGAACGGTGGCACGACCGCGACCGGCGCGTCGGCCGGCTCGCTGGCGGGGAACCTGCTGATGCTCGGCGCGGTGTGCTGCGAATCGATCTACGTGATCCTGTCGCGCCGCCTCACGCAGACGCTCGCGCCGATCGACATTTGCGCGTACACCCACCTGTTCGGCCTGCTGCTGATGCTGCCGCTCGGCGCGGGCGCGATGTGGCATTTCCATTACGCGAGCGTGCCGGCGAGCATCTGGGCGCTCGTCGTCTGGTACGGGCTGTCGGCCAGCATCTTCTCGTTCTGGATGTGGATGAAGGGCATCCGCCACGTGCCGGGCAGCCTCGCCGGCGTGTTCAGCGCGGTGCTGCCGGTCGCCGCGGCCGTCTACGGGATCGCGTTCCTCGGCGAGCGGCCGACGCTCGCGCACGGCTTCGCGCTCGCGTGCGTCGTCACCGGCATCGTGCTTGCAAGCCTGCGCGTGAAACGCACGCCGCCCGTCGCACCCTGA
- a CDS encoding DUF4212 domain-containing protein produces MTVPSRPAPVAPPPVPAPLARAHARYWRFNVALIAVLMATGFAVSFIVPFFAPALAGVRFAGFSLPFYVGAQGAILVYLVLIVVYIGLMQRADRILRSTYDAYAAQAGDTRGGR; encoded by the coding sequence ATGACCGTCCCGTCCCGTCCCGCGCCTGTCGCGCCGCCGCCCGTCCCTGCGCCGCTCGCGCGCGCGCATGCGCGCTACTGGCGCTTCAACGTCGCGCTGATCGCCGTGCTGATGGCGACCGGCTTTGCGGTGTCGTTCATCGTCCCGTTCTTCGCGCCGGCGCTCGCGGGCGTGCGCTTCGCCGGGTTCAGCCTGCCGTTCTACGTCGGCGCGCAAGGCGCGATCCTCGTCTATCTCGTGCTGATCGTGGTGTACATCGGGCTGATGCAACGCGCCGACCGCATCCTGCGCAGTACGTACGACGCGTACGCGGCACAGGCCGGCGACACGCGTGGCGGGCGCTGA
- a CDS encoding AAA domain-containing protein yields MVSIHVGGEDKTTKISDWAIYWSDKYETLQLTCYYPSQKKFTRPLSDCRVDPIRELGEMLLTKRGSAIVQSIEKATIYGERYAVVHYPGTVKPYVYKLDSIGFVTQTAMKDTLVFGYFVAVANARRDRAGSADHRKIAANVVHQLEKLPPCPGTALDAYCTGQNRTRTPDGGLIYPFGVNESQLAAVEQAFSAQISVIEGPPGTGKTQTILNILANILLRGKTVAVLSNNNAAVENVYEKLEKFGLEHLVAKLGSKQNRKDFFANLPPWPSAEPESAPTMDEIQVMLAQLKQHLHDHNTAAQLQADIDELTIERGYLQQWQNENGVQVPASLDKYGLSPSKTADLMAYLSHLGEQRIRLKDRIELLFNFKIFRAKPFAKDTRLSFFHALQMHYYDKALQKKEAALQACRESLARGHFTALLDALSTGSMRYLKQHLHAQAPVPQIFDEQRYRQQFDAFMQRFPILGSSTHSIINSLAQGATLDYVIIDEASQQDIVPGVLALGCAKNLIVVGDSRQLAHIPVELGLEAPADVYDCERYSLLDSCIGVFKDALPRTLLKEHYRCHPRIIQFCNQQFYDNALVPMTRDNGEAPLRLLVTAKGNHARKNTNLRELDSLLKVLEDEGEPVGLDGDGRGFIAPFRAQVTLSGTHLPADFVKETVHKFQGRECDEIVFSTVLDKKRYNLERLDFVDDPRMVNVAVSRAKSRFTLVTGDEVFTANNGHIAALMRYVEYYAQDEQIVRAPVVSAFDLLYKEYDQSLARLNARLRPEDSRYKSEQIVAQVLRDALSDASCQAITFHTQIPLDQVASSTNSALTARELAFMRNRASCDFVLYFKVGKTPLGVIEVDGGSHDRPEQAARDDLKNSILAKSDLPILRLRTVESGIEEKVAGFLAAWARTTSNEGRATANA; encoded by the coding sequence ATGGTTTCTATCCATGTAGGTGGAGAGGACAAGACCACGAAGATCAGCGACTGGGCGATTTACTGGAGCGACAAGTACGAAACCCTGCAACTGACGTGCTATTACCCATCCCAAAAAAAATTCACGCGCCCGCTAAGTGACTGCCGCGTTGATCCCATTCGTGAGTTGGGCGAGATGCTGCTGACGAAGCGGGGCAGCGCGATCGTCCAGTCCATTGAAAAGGCGACGATCTACGGCGAGCGGTATGCCGTCGTGCACTATCCGGGTACTGTCAAGCCCTACGTCTACAAATTGGACAGTATCGGGTTCGTCACGCAGACAGCGATGAAGGATACGCTGGTCTTTGGCTATTTCGTTGCGGTGGCGAACGCCCGAAGGGATCGCGCAGGTTCGGCGGATCATCGGAAGATCGCGGCCAATGTGGTGCACCAACTAGAGAAACTGCCGCCCTGTCCGGGCACCGCCTTGGATGCTTATTGCACCGGGCAGAACAGAACGCGGACGCCGGACGGCGGCCTGATCTATCCATTCGGCGTGAACGAAAGTCAGCTCGCGGCGGTCGAGCAGGCGTTCAGCGCGCAGATCAGCGTGATTGAAGGGCCGCCTGGAACCGGCAAGACGCAGACGATCCTGAACATCCTCGCCAATATCCTGCTGCGCGGCAAAACGGTCGCGGTACTGTCTAACAACAATGCTGCGGTGGAAAACGTTTACGAGAAGCTGGAAAAGTTCGGCCTGGAACACTTGGTCGCCAAGCTCGGCAGCAAGCAGAACCGAAAGGATTTCTTCGCCAACCTGCCTCCTTGGCCATCGGCCGAACCCGAGTCTGCACCGACGATGGACGAAATCCAGGTGATGCTTGCACAGTTGAAGCAGCATCTGCATGACCACAACACGGCAGCGCAATTGCAGGCCGATATCGATGAGCTAACTATCGAACGTGGCTATCTGCAGCAGTGGCAGAACGAGAACGGGGTACAGGTTCCAGCGTCTCTGGACAAGTACGGGCTGTCTCCGAGCAAGACGGCGGACTTGATGGCCTACCTGTCCCATCTTGGGGAGCAGCGCATCCGGCTCAAGGACCGGATCGAGCTGCTGTTCAACTTCAAGATTTTTCGCGCCAAGCCTTTCGCGAAGGACACGCGCCTGTCCTTTTTCCATGCCCTGCAGATGCACTACTACGACAAGGCGCTGCAGAAGAAAGAAGCGGCCTTGCAGGCTTGCCGCGAGTCGCTGGCGCGCGGCCATTTCACGGCCTTGCTGGACGCATTGTCGACAGGGTCGATGCGCTACCTGAAGCAACACCTGCATGCGCAGGCCCCGGTGCCGCAAATCTTCGATGAGCAGCGGTACCGACAACAGTTCGATGCGTTCATGCAGCGCTTCCCTATCCTTGGCAGTAGCACACACTCCATCATCAATTCGCTCGCGCAGGGGGCGACCCTCGATTACGTCATCATCGACGAGGCTTCGCAACAGGACATCGTGCCGGGCGTCTTGGCGCTGGGCTGCGCGAAGAACCTGATCGTCGTCGGCGATAGCCGGCAGTTGGCGCACATTCCGGTGGAGTTGGGCCTGGAAGCCCCAGCTGACGTGTACGACTGCGAGCGATACAGCCTGCTCGATTCGTGCATAGGCGTGTTCAAGGACGCGTTGCCCAGGACCTTGCTGAAAGAGCATTACCGCTGCCATCCCAGGATCATCCAGTTCTGCAATCAGCAGTTCTACGATAACGCGCTTGTACCGATGACCCGGGACAACGGCGAAGCTCCCTTGCGTCTGTTGGTGACCGCTAAGGGCAACCACGCCCGCAAGAATACTAATCTTAGGGAACTGGACTCCTTGCTCAAGGTGCTCGAAGATGAGGGTGAGCCTGTCGGGCTGGACGGCGACGGCCGAGGCTTCATCGCCCCCTTCAGGGCACAGGTCACCCTCTCTGGCACGCACTTGCCGGCGGATTTCGTCAAGGAAACCGTGCACAAGTTCCAGGGCAGGGAATGCGACGAGATCGTCTTCTCCACCGTATTGGACAAGAAGCGTTACAACCTGGAGCGGCTGGATTTCGTCGATGACCCCCGTATGGTCAATGTGGCGGTGTCGCGGGCCAAGAGTCGGTTCACTCTAGTGACGGGCGATGAGGTCTTCACCGCGAACAACGGCCACATCGCGGCCTTGATGCGCTACGTCGAGTATTACGCGCAGGACGAGCAGATCGTGCGTGCACCCGTGGTGTCCGCCTTCGACCTACTGTACAAGGAATATGACCAATCCCTGGCGCGGCTCAACGCTAGGTTACGGCCCGAAGATTCACGATACAAATCCGAGCAGATTGTGGCACAGGTGCTCCGCGACGCGCTGTCCGACGCGTCGTGCCAGGCAATAACCTTCCACACCCAGATTCCGCTGGACCAGGTCGCCTCATCGACTAACTCAGCCTTGACGGCGCGAGAACTGGCATTCATGCGCAACCGTGCCAGTTGCGACTTCGTGCTCTATTTCAAGGTGGGCAAAACCCCGTTGGGGGTGATCGAAGTCGATGGCGGCTCCCATGACAGACCGGAGCAAGCGGCACGAGATGACTTGAAGAACAGCATCCTGGCGAAGAGCGACCTTCCCATCCTGCGCCTGCGTACTGTCGAGAGTGGAATTGAGGAGAAAGTCGCGGGGTTTCTTGCCGCATGGGCACGAACGACCTCTAACGAAGGACGCGCGACGGCTAACGCATGA
- a CDS encoding TIGR00645 family protein: MPAPQTDPHSPVRPVVRPMRPLPRLIFMSRWLQVPLYLGLIVAQGVYAFLFLHEVWHLLSHAASLDEIGVMLAVLGLIDVVMISNLLIMVIVGGYETFVSRLGVEGHPDEPEWLDHVNAGVLKVKLSMALISISSIHLLKTFINPDQHTAHAIMWQVLIHVSFLVSALVMAWVDRLTTHTHPAHFHETHAPAVASRKPAEHAGNAFPTVLTESQP, from the coding sequence ATGCCCGCCCCGCAGACCGACCCGCATTCGCCCGTCCGTCCCGTTGTCCGCCCCATGCGTCCGCTGCCCCGACTGATCTTCATGAGCCGCTGGCTCCAGGTCCCGCTGTATCTCGGCCTGATCGTCGCGCAAGGCGTCTATGCCTTCCTGTTCCTGCACGAGGTGTGGCACCTGCTGTCGCACGCGGCGAGCCTCGACGAGATCGGCGTGATGCTCGCGGTGCTCGGCCTGATCGACGTGGTGATGATCTCGAACCTGCTGATCATGGTGATCGTCGGCGGCTACGAGACGTTCGTGTCGCGGCTCGGCGTCGAGGGGCATCCGGACGAGCCTGAATGGCTCGACCACGTGAACGCGGGCGTGCTGAAGGTCAAGCTGTCGATGGCGCTGATCAGCATCTCGTCGATCCACCTGCTGAAGACCTTCATCAACCCGGACCAGCACACCGCCCACGCGATCATGTGGCAGGTGCTAATCCACGTGTCGTTCCTCGTGTCGGCGCTCGTGATGGCGTGGGTCGACCGCCTGACGACCCACACGCATCCCGCGCATTTCCACGAGACGCACGCCCCCGCCGTCGCGTCCCGCAAGCCGGCGGAACACGCCGGCAACGCATTCCCCACAGTCCTCACAGAGTCTCAGCCATGA
- a CDS encoding sodium:solute symporter family protein — protein sequence MLTHRLIRAYVLYTLGFLGFVLLLGQIERAAGSGVWIGYVFLFVPIAVYAVIGLLSRTSDLVEYYVAGRRVPSAFNGMATAADWLSAASFIGLAGSLYATGYDALAYLMGWTGGFCLVAFLLAPYVRKLARYTIPDFLGTRFSSTAVRALAAGAAILCSFVYLVAQIQGIGLIATRFIGVDFAIGIFCGLAGILVCSFLGGMRAVTWTQVAQYIILISAILIPVSLIAMKNGLGPVPQFSYGQLMERVAAREAQMRDSRDEQQVRDAYRRQAAHIQTQLDRLPASYAQERERLVDQLADLRRHNGPLREISQRERALADFPRDPAAARVVWSQARDDLLARAAPPVPMHEPFPAASEDERRPRERNFLALLLCLSLGTASLPHILTRYNTTTSVASARRSVGWTLFFIALFYLSVPVLAVMIKYEILANLVGRPFAALPAWVTQWHHFEPDLISVVDEIRDGIVHWSEIQMQPDMVVLAAPEIAGLPYVMSGLIAAGALAAALSTADGLLLTIANALSHDIYYHMVAPDASSQRRVTISKVLLLGVALFASYVASLNTGKILFLVGAAFSLAASSFFPVLVLGVFWKRTTTRGAIAGMVTGLVVCVYYIVSTYPYFAQLTGFAGPTWFGIEPISSGVFGVPAGFAVAIVVSLLDRRPDDYTRALVDYIRHP from the coding sequence ATGCTGACGCATCGCCTGATCCGCGCCTATGTGCTGTACACGCTCGGCTTTCTCGGGTTCGTGCTGCTGCTGGGGCAGATCGAGCGCGCGGCCGGCTCCGGCGTGTGGATCGGCTACGTGTTCCTGTTCGTGCCGATCGCCGTCTATGCGGTGATCGGGCTGCTGTCGCGCACGTCCGACCTCGTCGAGTACTACGTCGCCGGGCGGCGCGTGCCGTCCGCGTTCAACGGGATGGCGACCGCCGCCGACTGGCTGTCGGCCGCGTCGTTCATCGGCCTAGCCGGATCGCTGTACGCGACCGGCTACGACGCGCTCGCCTACCTGATGGGCTGGACCGGCGGCTTCTGCCTCGTCGCGTTCCTGCTCGCGCCGTATGTGCGCAAGCTGGCCCGCTACACGATTCCCGATTTTCTCGGCACGCGCTTCTCGAGCACCGCGGTGCGTGCGCTCGCGGCGGGCGCGGCGATCCTGTGCTCGTTCGTCTATCTGGTCGCGCAGATCCAGGGCATCGGGCTGATCGCGACGCGCTTCATCGGCGTCGATTTCGCGATCGGCATCTTCTGCGGGCTCGCGGGCATTCTCGTCTGCTCGTTCCTTGGCGGGATGCGCGCGGTCACGTGGACGCAGGTCGCGCAGTACATCATCCTGATCAGCGCGATCCTGATTCCCGTGTCGCTGATCGCGATGAAGAACGGGCTCGGGCCGGTGCCGCAATTCAGCTACGGGCAGTTGATGGAGCGTGTCGCCGCGCGCGAAGCGCAGATGCGCGATTCGCGTGACGAGCAGCAGGTGCGCGATGCATATCGCCGGCAGGCCGCGCACATCCAGACGCAGCTCGACCGGCTGCCTGCATCGTATGCGCAGGAGCGGGAGCGGCTCGTCGACCAGCTCGCCGACCTGCGCCGCCACAATGGGCCGCTGCGCGAGATCAGCCAGCGCGAGCGCGCGCTCGCGGACTTCCCGCGCGACCCGGCGGCGGCGCGCGTGGTGTGGTCGCAGGCGCGCGACGACCTGCTCGCTCGCGCGGCGCCGCCGGTGCCGATGCACGAGCCGTTTCCGGCGGCGAGCGAAGACGAGCGGCGGCCGCGTGAACGAAACTTCCTCGCGCTGCTGCTGTGCCTGTCGCTCGGCACCGCGAGCCTGCCGCACATCCTGACGCGCTACAACACGACGACGTCGGTCGCGTCCGCGCGCCGCTCGGTCGGCTGGACGCTGTTCTTCATTGCGCTGTTCTATTTGAGCGTGCCGGTGCTCGCGGTGATGATCAAGTACGAGATTCTCGCGAACCTCGTCGGGCGGCCGTTCGCGGCCCTGCCGGCGTGGGTCACGCAGTGGCATCACTTCGAGCCGGACCTGATCAGCGTCGTCGACGAGATTCGCGACGGCATCGTCCACTGGTCCGAAATCCAGATGCAGCCGGACATGGTCGTGCTGGCCGCGCCGGAAATCGCCGGGCTGCCTTACGTGATGTCCGGGCTGATCGCGGCGGGCGCGCTCGCGGCCGCGCTGTCGACCGCGGACGGCCTGCTGCTGACGATCGCGAATGCGCTGTCGCACGACATCTACTACCACATGGTCGCGCCCGACGCATCGAGCCAGCGGCGGGTGACGATCTCGAAGGTGCTGCTGCTCGGGGTCGCGCTGTTCGCGTCGTATGTCGCGTCGCTCAATACCGGGAAGATCCTGTTTCTCGTCGGCGCGGCGTTCTCGCTCGCGGCGTCGAGTTTCTTTCCGGTGCTCGTGCTGGGCGTGTTCTGGAAGCGCACGACGACGCGCGGCGCGATCGCCGGGATGGTGACGGGGCTCGTGGTGTGCGTGTATTACATCGTGTCGACCTATCCGTACTTCGCGCAGCTGACCGGCTTCGCCGGGCCGACGTGGTTCGGGATCGAGCCGATCAGCTCCGGCGTGTTCGGCGTGCCGGCGGGGTTTGCGGTCGCGATCGTCGTCAGTCTGCTCGACCGCCGGCCGGACGATTACACGCGTGCGCTCGTCGACTACATTCGCCATCCGTGA
- the acs gene encoding acetate--CoA ligase, with protein MSAIESVLHESRQFEPPEALVKAAAISGMEAYRALADEAERDYEGFWGRQARDTLAWHKPFTKVLDESDAPFYKWFDDGELNASYNCLDRHVAAGNGERVAVIFEADDGTVTRVTYADLLARVSRFANALKQRGIGRGDRVVIYMPMSIEAIVAMQACARIGATHSVVFGGFSAKSLNERLVDVGASALVTADEQLRGGKTLPLKSIADEALAMGGCDAVKSVIVYRRTGGKVDWHADRDLWMHELTAGAADACEPEWVGAEHPLFILYTSGSTGKPKGVQHSTGGYLLWAALTMKWAFDWKPSDVFWCTADIGWITGHTYITYGPLACGATQIVFEGVPTYPDAGRFWKMIADHKVSVFYTAPTAIRSLIKAAEADDKVHPKSYDLSSLRIIGTVGEPINPEAWMWYHKHVGQERCPIVDTWWQTETGGHMISPLPGATPTVPGSCTLPLPGIMAAVVDETGQDVPNGQGGILVVKRPWPSMIRTIWGDPERFKKSYYPDELGGRLYLAGDGTVRDKGTGYFTIMGRIDDVLNVSGHRLGTMEIESALVAHELVAEAAVVGRPDETTGEAVVAFVVLKRTRPEGEEAAKLAKELRDWVGKQIGPIAKPKDIRFGDNLPKTRSGKIMRRLLRSLAKGETITQDTSTLENPAILDQLAEVR; from the coding sequence ATGTCTGCGATTGAATCGGTTCTTCACGAAAGCCGCCAGTTTGAGCCGCCCGAGGCGCTCGTGAAGGCAGCGGCCATTTCCGGCATGGAAGCCTATCGTGCGCTTGCCGACGAGGCCGAGCGTGATTACGAAGGCTTCTGGGGGCGCCAGGCCCGCGACACGCTCGCGTGGCACAAGCCGTTCACGAAGGTGCTCGACGAGTCCGATGCGCCGTTCTACAAGTGGTTCGACGACGGCGAGCTGAACGCGTCGTACAACTGCCTCGACCGTCACGTCGCGGCCGGCAACGGCGAGCGCGTCGCGGTGATCTTCGAAGCGGACGACGGCACCGTCACGCGCGTCACGTATGCCGACCTGCTCGCACGCGTGTCGCGTTTCGCGAACGCGCTGAAGCAGCGCGGCATCGGCCGTGGCGACCGCGTCGTCATCTACATGCCGATGTCGATCGAGGCGATCGTCGCGATGCAGGCATGTGCGCGCATTGGGGCGACGCACTCGGTCGTGTTCGGCGGGTTCTCCGCGAAGTCGCTCAACGAGCGGCTCGTCGACGTCGGCGCGAGCGCGCTCGTCACCGCCGACGAACAGCTGCGCGGCGGCAAGACGCTGCCGCTCAAGAGCATCGCCGACGAGGCGCTCGCGATGGGCGGCTGCGACGCGGTCAAGAGCGTGATCGTCTATCGCCGCACCGGCGGCAAGGTCGACTGGCATGCGGACCGCGACCTGTGGATGCACGAGCTGACGGCAGGCGCTGCCGATGCGTGCGAGCCGGAATGGGTCGGCGCCGAGCATCCGCTGTTCATCCTGTATACATCGGGCTCGACCGGCAAGCCGAAGGGCGTGCAGCACAGCACCGGCGGCTATCTGCTGTGGGCCGCGTTGACGATGAAGTGGGCGTTCGACTGGAAGCCGTCCGACGTGTTCTGGTGTACCGCCGACATCGGCTGGATCACCGGCCATACGTACATCACGTACGGCCCGCTCGCGTGCGGCGCGACGCAGATCGTGTTCGAGGGCGTGCCGACCTATCCGGACGCCGGCCGCTTCTGGAAGATGATCGCGGACCACAAGGTCAGCGTGTTCTACACCGCGCCGACCGCGATCCGTTCGCTGATCAAGGCGGCCGAGGCCGACGACAAGGTCCATCCGAAGAGCTACGACCTGTCGAGCCTGCGCATCATCGGCACCGTCGGCGAGCCGATCAACCCCGAAGCGTGGATGTGGTATCACAAGCACGTCGGCCAGGAGCGCTGCCCGATCGTCGACACGTGGTGGCAGACCGAGACCGGCGGCCACATGATCTCGCCGCTGCCGGGTGCGACGCCGACCGTGCCGGGCTCGTGCACGCTGCCGCTGCCGGGCATCATGGCGGCCGTCGTCGACGAGACGGGCCAGGACGTGCCGAACGGGCAGGGCGGGATTCTCGTCGTCAAGCGCCCGTGGCCGTCGATGATCCGCACGATCTGGGGCGACCCGGAGCGCTTCAAGAAGAGCTACTACCCCGACGAGCTCGGCGGCCGGCTCTATCTCGCCGGTGACGGCACCGTGCGCGACAAGGGCACCGGCTACTTCACGATCATGGGCCGGATCGACGACGTGCTGAACGTGTCGGGCCACCGGCTCGGCACGATGGAGATCGAGTCGGCGCTGGTCGCGCACGAGCTCGTCGCCGAGGCGGCCGTGGTCGGGCGTCCGGACGAGACGACGGGCGAGGCGGTGGTCGCGTTCGTCGTGCTCAAGCGCACGCGTCCGGAAGGCGAAGAGGCCGCGAAGCTCGCGAAGGAGCTGCGCGACTGGGTCGGCAAGCAGATCGGGCCGATCGCGAAGCCGAAGGACATCCGTTTCGGCGACAACCTGCCGAAGACGCGTTCCGGCAAGATCATGCGCCGCCTGCTGCGCTCGCTCGCGAAGGGCGAGACGATCACGCAGGACACGTCGACGCTCGAGAACCCCGCGATCCTCGACCAGCTCGCCGAAGTGCGCTGA